One Nostoc sp. UHCC 0302 DNA window includes the following coding sequences:
- a CDS encoding CoA-acylating methylmalonate-semialdehyde dehydrogenase — translation MNAIPTLPNYINGQWCASSATEYLDVINPATAELLAQVPLSPASEVNQAAVAAAAAFVTWRRTPPTERVQYLFKLKNLLDEHFEDLARTITLECGKTLAESKGEMRRAIENVEVACGIPMMMQGTNLEDVAKGIDEMMIRQPLGVAAVICPFNFPGMIPFWFLPYAIACGNTYIVKPSEKVPLTMQKIFQLLEKIGLPQGVINLVNGAKAAVDAILDHPQIRAISFVGSTPVAKYIYSRGAANGKRMQCQGGAKNPIIVLPDADIEMTTRIAADSAFGCAGQRCLAASIAVTVGTARQTFTEAIAQTAKNRIVGNGLDQSVEMGPVITTESKARIEGLIQKGVDEGANLLIDGRNPNITDYEKGNFIRPTILQNVEPAGEIARTEIFGPVLSLIHLDSIDDAIALINSGQYGNMACLFTSSGAAARKFRYEAEAGNIGINIGVAAPMAFFPFSGWKESFFGDLHGQSNHAVEFFTQTKVIVERWPSEWSRQF, via the coding sequence ATGAACGCAATCCCAACTTTACCCAACTATATCAATGGTCAGTGGTGTGCATCTAGCGCTACAGAATACTTAGATGTAATTAACCCAGCTACCGCAGAGTTACTGGCTCAAGTTCCATTATCACCAGCATCTGAAGTAAATCAAGCCGCCGTTGCTGCCGCAGCAGCTTTTGTTACTTGGCGGCGTACGCCACCTACAGAACGCGTTCAGTATTTATTTAAGCTGAAAAACTTGCTGGATGAACATTTTGAGGATTTAGCTCGCACAATTACCCTCGAATGTGGTAAGACGTTAGCTGAGTCTAAGGGTGAGATGCGTCGCGCTATCGAAAATGTGGAAGTTGCCTGTGGTATCCCGATGATGATGCAGGGAACTAACCTGGAAGATGTCGCAAAGGGCATTGATGAAATGATGATCCGCCAACCGTTGGGAGTGGCGGCGGTGATTTGTCCTTTTAACTTTCCGGGGATGATTCCGTTTTGGTTTTTGCCATATGCGATCGCTTGCGGTAATACTTACATTGTCAAGCCTTCCGAAAAAGTGCCGTTGACAATGCAAAAAATCTTCCAACTATTAGAAAAAATAGGTTTACCTCAAGGAGTAATTAACTTAGTCAACGGTGCGAAAGCAGCGGTAGATGCAATTTTAGATCATCCCCAAATTCGAGCAATTAGCTTTGTTGGTTCCACACCAGTAGCTAAATATATATATAGTCGAGGGGCAGCAAATGGTAAGCGGATGCAATGTCAAGGCGGTGCAAAAAATCCGATTATTGTTTTGCCAGATGCAGATATAGAAATGACAACCCGGATTGCTGCTGACAGCGCTTTTGGATGTGCGGGACAACGTTGTTTAGCCGCCTCAATTGCCGTCACAGTGGGTACAGCACGGCAGACATTTACAGAAGCGATCGCCCAAACTGCGAAAAATCGCATCGTCGGGAATGGTTTAGACCAAAGTGTGGAAATGGGGCCTGTAATCACTACTGAGAGCAAAGCACGGATTGAGGGATTAATTCAAAAAGGGGTGGATGAAGGCGCAAACTTGTTGATTGATGGAAGAAATCCAAATATTACCGATTATGAAAAGGGTAACTTTATCCGACCAACGATTTTACAAAATGTCGAGCCGGCTGGTGAAATCGCTCGTACAGAAATTTTTGGCCCAGTGTTGAGTTTAATTCATTTGGATAGTATTGATGATGCGATCGCTTTAATCAACAGTGGTCAATACGGTAACATGGCTTGCTTATTTACTAGTAGCGGTGCAGCAGCTCGTAAGTTCCGCTACGAAGCAGAAGCTGGTAATATCGGCATTAACATCGGTGTTGCTGCACCAATGGCGTTTTTTCCCTTTAGCGGTTGGAAAGAAAGCTTTTTTGGTGACTTACACGGGCAAAGTAATCACGCAGTAGAGTTTTTTACTCAAACTAAAGTAATTGTTGAACGCTGGCCCAGTGAGTGGTCGCGGCAATTTTGA
- a CDS encoding DUF3119 family protein translates to MFNNKVGSKTVTSSFAPNSASTVELKPSYNIPIVLVILAIPLLIVQPWIGFVVALFGLFLMFQALTLRLQFSATDLDIYRGEKLIRRFPYQEWQNWRIFWNGIPILFYFKEIKSIHFLPILFDPKTLKACLEERCPRI, encoded by the coding sequence ATGTTTAATAACAAAGTAGGATCTAAGACTGTGACCAGTTCCTTTGCTCCTAACTCCGCGTCTACCGTGGAACTTAAGCCCAGTTACAACATACCTATAGTGCTGGTGATTTTAGCCATTCCACTGCTAATAGTACAACCCTGGATAGGCTTCGTTGTTGCACTGTTTGGCTTGTTTCTCATGTTTCAAGCGTTAACACTGCGTTTGCAATTCAGTGCTACCGACTTAGATATCTACAGAGGCGAAAAATTAATTCGCCGTTTTCCTTACCAGGAATGGCAAAATTGGCGTATCTTCTGGAATGGAATCCCCATCTTGTTTTATTTTAAAGAAATTAAAAGCATTCACTTTTTGCCGATTTTATTTGACCCGAAAACTTTGAAGGCTTGTCTGGAAGAACGTTGCCCACGTATTTAG
- the plsY gene encoding glycerol-3-phosphate 1-O-acyltransferase PlsY: protein MAIWLTLCSTIVVIAYLLGSFPTGYIAVKQLKGIDIREIGSGSTGATNVLRTLGKGPGAFVLVLDSLKGVLAIALVYWLFNFAASENFIPLTVDVKLWQSWLVILAGLAAILGHSKSIFLGFTGGKSVATSLGILLAMSWQVGLATAGVFAVVVAISRIVSLSSIAGAIAVPILMLVLHQPLPYILFGIAGGFYVIFRHRTNIERLLAGTEPKIGEKLVTEPEQTA, encoded by the coding sequence ATGGCTATTTGGTTAACTTTGTGCAGCACAATTGTGGTCATAGCTTACCTGTTGGGTTCTTTTCCCACTGGATATATCGCTGTGAAGCAGTTAAAGGGTATTGATATTCGCGAAATTGGTTCAGGTTCCACTGGCGCAACTAATGTGCTAAGAACTTTAGGGAAAGGGCCAGGAGCATTCGTTTTAGTACTTGATTCCTTAAAAGGAGTATTAGCGATCGCTCTTGTTTATTGGTTGTTCAACTTTGCCGCTAGTGAAAATTTTATCCCACTGACAGTAGATGTGAAACTGTGGCAATCGTGGCTAGTAATTTTAGCTGGATTAGCTGCCATCCTTGGACACAGTAAATCTATTTTTTTAGGCTTTACTGGCGGTAAATCTGTTGCTACCAGCTTGGGGATTTTGTTGGCAATGAGTTGGCAGGTAGGTTTAGCAACAGCAGGTGTATTTGCTGTCGTTGTGGCAATATCGCGAATTGTCTCTTTGAGTTCAATTGCAGGTGCGATCGCTGTTCCTATATTGATGCTAGTTTTACATCAACCATTGCCTTATATTTTGTTTGGTATTGCTGGTGGATTTTATGTAATTTTCCGCCATCGTACTAATATTGAACGGTTACTTGCTGGAACTGAACCAAAAATTGGAGAAAAGTTAGTAACAGAACCAGAACAAACTGCATAA
- the sppA gene encoding signal peptide peptidase SppA, whose product MVWPFKPKFRKQIARIEITGAIASATRKRVLEALKTVEEKKFPALLLRIDSPGGTVGDSQEIYSALKRLREKIKIVASFGNISASGGVYIGMGAEHIVANPGTITGSIGVILRGNNLERLLEKVGVSFKVIKSGPYKDILAFDRELTEPEENILQELIDISYQQFVQTVADARSLGVETVKTFADGRIFTGQQALELGVVDRLGTEEDARRWTAELVGLDPEKTLCYTLEERKPLLSRVLPGSRQVSSGIGASINWLEFEMSTSGLPLWLYRP is encoded by the coding sequence ATGGTTTGGCCATTTAAGCCCAAGTTTCGTAAACAAATTGCTCGGATTGAAATTACTGGTGCGATCGCCAGTGCAACTCGCAAACGAGTGTTAGAAGCCCTAAAGACTGTAGAGGAAAAAAAGTTTCCCGCATTACTGCTACGCATTGACAGCCCTGGCGGTACAGTAGGAGATTCTCAAGAAATCTACAGCGCTCTCAAACGTTTGCGCGAAAAAATCAAAATCGTTGCCAGCTTTGGTAATATTTCTGCTTCTGGAGGTGTTTACATCGGCATGGGAGCTGAACACATCGTCGCTAACCCAGGCACGATTACAGGTAGCATTGGTGTGATTCTGCGTGGAAATAACTTAGAACGCTTGCTAGAAAAAGTTGGTGTTTCCTTCAAAGTAATTAAGTCTGGCCCTTACAAAGACATTTTGGCTTTCGACCGAGAACTGACTGAACCAGAAGAAAATATCCTCCAAGAATTAATAGACATAAGTTATCAGCAGTTTGTCCAAACAGTAGCTGATGCTCGTTCTTTGGGGGTAGAAACTGTCAAAACTTTCGCCGATGGTCGAATTTTTACTGGACAGCAAGCCTTAGAACTAGGTGTTGTAGACCGCTTAGGAACAGAAGAAGATGCTCGTCGTTGGACAGCAGAATTGGTTGGTCTTGATCCAGAAAAAACTCTCTGTTATACCCTAGAAGAACGTAAACCCTTGTTAAGTCGTGTTCTACCAGGGAGTCGTCAGGTTTCATCAGGAATTGGGGCTAGTATAAATTGGCTGGAATTTGAAATGTCTACTAGTGGTTTACCCTTGTGGTTATATAGACCATAA
- a CDS encoding DUF3086 domain-containing protein, which translates to MNPEESQTPKPIDERLAETQEHNNPVENSENLPVESVLETEAKSLSIDTQQDDTIFEQSISTKPESVDSTIVPTEESTDEFVAQLETETAALESETELESQDNFLYSEAEQRLAELHSTEAALKEEIAKLQASYQTLQAQISETQTTLGRLVQESLVQLEQRKQALQISVEQLERRQERIRNEMRTTFAGASQDLAIRVQGFKDYLTGSLQDLALAAEQLQLVPTVTEREKPVVAEIKPVETQPGIPQFAQQQFQDTTKQIRRLIDQYRNKPDYYGPAWQLRRTFEPVHAERVSNWFFNQGGRGALRTMGSRLQNILIASAAISILHKLYGDRVRTLVLANTPERLGEWRRGLQDCLGIGRPDFGPDRGLVLFETPEAAAQKADRLVKANQLPLIIIDDSEEQISLSLLQFPLWLAFAPDPKIMRNYDDDF; encoded by the coding sequence ATGAACCCAGAGGAATCCCAAACCCCAAAACCAATTGATGAGAGGTTGGCAGAAACACAAGAACACAACAATCCAGTTGAAAACTCAGAAAACCTACCTGTTGAGTCAGTGTTGGAAACAGAAGCTAAGAGCTTATCAATTGACACACAACAAGATGACACAATTTTTGAGCAGTCAATCTCCACCAAGCCAGAATCGGTAGATTCTACAATTGTGCCAACAGAAGAGTCAACTGACGAGTTTGTAGCACAGTTAGAAACAGAAACCGCTGCCTTAGAGTCAGAAACTGAATTAGAATCACAAGATAATTTCCTGTACTCTGAAGCAGAACAACGACTTGCAGAGTTACACAGTACCGAAGCAGCCCTCAAAGAAGAAATAGCCAAACTACAAGCTTCCTACCAAACCCTTCAGGCACAAATCAGTGAAACTCAAACCACATTGGGACGGCTTGTGCAAGAGTCGCTGGTACAGTTAGAACAACGCAAGCAAGCGCTGCAAATTTCTGTAGAGCAACTGGAACGCCGTCAAGAACGTATCCGCAACGAGATGCGAACAACTTTTGCGGGAGCTTCCCAAGATTTGGCAATTCGCGTACAGGGTTTTAAAGACTATCTCACGGGTAGCTTACAAGATTTGGCACTAGCAGCAGAACAGTTGCAACTTGTACCTACTGTCACAGAACGAGAAAAACCAGTTGTGGCGGAAATTAAACCAGTTGAAACTCAACCAGGAATACCACAGTTTGCCCAACAGCAGTTTCAAGATACTACAAAGCAAATTCGTCGTCTGATTGACCAATATCGTAATAAACCAGATTACTATGGCCCCGCTTGGCAACTGCGCCGTACCTTTGAACCAGTCCACGCTGAAAGAGTTTCTAACTGGTTTTTCAATCAAGGGGGACGTGGTGCTTTGCGGACAATGGGTAGCCGCTTACAGAATATTTTGATTGCTTCAGCAGCGATTTCGATTTTACACAAATTGTATGGCGATCGCGTCCGTACTTTGGTGTTAGCCAATACACCAGAACGTTTGGGTGAATGGCGGCGCGGCTTGCAAGACTGCCTGGGAATTGGTCGCCCAGATTTTGGCCCCGACAGAGGATTAGTATTATTTGAGACACCTGAAGCAGCGGCTCAAAAAGCAGACCGATTAGTCAAAGCGAATCAATTACCCTTAATTATCATTGATGATTCGGAGGAGCAGATTAGTCTGTCACTGCTGCAATTTCCTCTATGGCTAGCCTTTGCTCCTGACCCCAAAATCATGAGAAATTATGATGATGACTTTTAA
- the aroH gene encoding chorismate mutase: protein MEWQMRAIRGATTVTENTVEAIREVVTELLDELENRNHLQPTGIISVTFSVTRDLDAIFPAAIARTRPGWDNVAMLDVQQMHVEGCLENCIRFLVHAYLPVSAPIHHIYLRNAANLRPDWSLPQTVQTSQPAVKTK from the coding sequence GTGGAGTGGCAAATGCGGGCTATTCGTGGAGCAACAACCGTTACAGAAAATACAGTTGAGGCAATTCGAGAAGTGGTGACGGAACTACTAGATGAACTAGAAAACCGGAACCACCTCCAGCCTACAGGCATTATTAGTGTTACTTTCTCAGTAACACGCGACTTGGATGCTATTTTTCCAGCAGCGATCGCAAGAACACGTCCTGGCTGGGATAATGTAGCCATGTTAGATGTGCAGCAAATGCACGTCGAAGGCTGTTTAGAGAACTGCATTCGGTTTTTAGTTCACGCGTACCTGCCAGTCTCTGCGCCAATTCACCATATCTATTTGCGTAATGCTGCCAATTTGCGTCCTGACTGGAGTTTACCCCAGACAGTCCAAACATCACAGCCAGCAGTCAAAACAAAATAG
- a CDS encoding DUF4189 domain-containing protein: MLAKSLQKGLLVAATLLSVLPGFTQVAQAESTPDLFGAIAYSSSTGVYTSATGLSRKEAERGALSSCQRQSRASDCSVPLWFKNAWGALAVGSNGAYGAGWGYDTNHPARGRSLAGRYALQTCQKYGGVNCRVIFTKEARYQVIDHGTVLVPANE, translated from the coding sequence ATGTTGGCAAAATCATTACAAAAAGGTTTATTAGTAGCAGCTACATTATTATCTGTTTTGCCTGGGTTTACACAAGTTGCCCAAGCTGAATCTACCCCAGATTTATTTGGAGCGATCGCTTATTCTAGCTCAACAGGAGTTTACACTTCAGCAACTGGTTTGTCACGTAAAGAAGCTGAGCGTGGCGCTCTTTCTAGTTGCCAAAGACAATCTAGGGCTAGTGATTGTTCAGTTCCTTTATGGTTTAAAAATGCTTGGGGAGCCTTAGCCGTAGGTTCTAATGGTGCTTATGGTGCAGGCTGGGGATATGATACCAATCACCCAGCCAGAGGTAGGTCTCTTGCAGGACGGTATGCTCTACAAACCTGCCAAAAATATGGCGGTGTAAATTGTCGAGTGATTTTTACTAAAGAAGCTAGATATCAGGTAATTGATCATGGAACGGTATTAGTTCCAGCTAATGAGTAA
- a CDS encoding MlaE family lipid ABC transporter permease subunit — protein MSQTTSKSSLGEWSQRLLAAVFLGGQVLVHLMRGKIHRRNTLEQMAAVGPDSLFIALLTAIFVGAVFTIQVAREFINFGAGNIVGGVLSVALTRELSPVLTAVILAGRVGSAFAAEIGTMRVTEQIDAMLMLKTDPIDYLVIPRVLACCFMLPILTLLSLVTGMLGGLIIATHIYNLSDTVFLESARNFLGVWDICSALIKACCFGILIAVIGCSWGLTTTGGAKGVGQSTTTAVVTALLIIFISNFFLSWLMFQGAGSAFLPGF, from the coding sequence TTGAGCCAGACAACATCCAAATCAAGTTTAGGAGAATGGAGCCAGCGATTGCTGGCGGCGGTTTTTCTGGGTGGACAAGTACTAGTTCACCTCATGAGGGGCAAAATTCATCGGCGTAACACCTTAGAGCAAATGGCAGCGGTTGGGCCAGATTCTCTATTTATTGCTCTATTGACGGCTATTTTTGTCGGGGCAGTATTTACAATTCAGGTTGCCCGGGAATTTATCAACTTCGGTGCAGGAAACATAGTTGGCGGAGTGCTTTCCGTAGCATTGACGCGGGAACTCTCACCTGTGCTAACAGCAGTAATTTTGGCAGGGCGAGTTGGTTCTGCGTTTGCAGCAGAAATTGGCACGATGCGAGTAACCGAGCAAATTGATGCCATGTTGATGTTAAAAACTGACCCAATTGATTATCTAGTTATCCCCCGTGTTCTTGCTTGCTGTTTCATGCTGCCAATTTTAACCCTCCTGTCTTTGGTCACAGGGATGCTGGGGGGATTAATAATTGCAACGCACATTTATAACCTGTCTGACACGGTATTTCTAGAGTCAGCACGTAACTTTCTGGGCGTCTGGGATATTTGTAGCGCCCTAATTAAAGCTTGTTGCTTCGGTATTTTAATTGCCGTAATTGGTTGTAGTTGGGGTTTGACAACAACAGGGGGAGCTAAAGGAGTAGGACAATCAACCACAACAGCTGTTGTTACCGCCTTACTAATTATATTTATTAGCAACTTCTTTCTTTCTTGGTTGATGTTTCAGGGAGCTGGGAGTGCGTTCCTGCCAGGCTTCTAA
- a CDS encoding bluetail domain-containing putative surface protein, producing MVSTTTYTYNSGELITESIDNNSDGVADSVITYGVVSSSFDFFNYIYTYDAKGNLISVSLGSTLSSSYTYDADGNLRSEVFYYPDGGISQSKTYDATGNLTSELLYDNLQTYTYDAQGNLISENNKIYTYNANGNRTSESIDNDGDRKPDSITTYTYNAKGKLTSKSDDNNGDGKVDSTTTYTYNPKGNSITVSSDSNSDGKAEEVTTFNFDADSRLASLSRDSDGDGKVDNSATYTYDANGNLIPANSTYDTNGNLISVNSGSYSQSYTYDANGNQTSSIYYEDGQVVEGHVYTYDANGNQTSKSSDFDGDGKGDELSATYTYDPYGRITSASYKLGVNKYVTYGYDTYGNLISSSGSSEPSFTNTFGRTSVINNNGDTQADAVSIDSYDAEGKLISKQTDKNNDGIIDTLTTYKYDTFGKLISKESDNNNDSVADSIVSYIYDTAVVNIFVDRYYYVDVRINQLIAKIVNDEHPVPDLLLNGGNDNDELIGDAGNDKIYGGDGNDELLGLAGVDSLYGGNGSDDLVGFDGNDLLYGGNGNDQLSGFDGNDKLSGDNGNDTLIGGAGGDILVGGKSRDTFVLESLSDSLLSNFDVIKDFQIGVDTIDAPLAVNASNVGQFGNINTLTETEIQDLLNTSNFAANQAATFTLGTADKQRTFLVINDNVNGFLATTDAIIEITRWSNSVVAVPINNLSILSIV from the coding sequence ATGGTTTCAACTACAACTTATACTTACAATAGTGGCGAGTTGATCACTGAGAGCATTGACAACAACAGTGATGGCGTAGCAGATTCAGTCATTACCTATGGCGTGGTATCTAGTAGCTTTGATTTTTTCAATTACATTTATACTTATGATGCCAAAGGTAATCTGATATCCGTAAGCTTAGGTAGTACTCTCAGCTCCAGCTATACTTATGATGCCGATGGCAACCTGAGATCAGAAGTTTTTTACTACCCCGACGGCGGAATTTCTCAGAGCAAAACATATGATGCTACCGGCAACCTGACATCAGAGCTTTTGTATGATAATCTCCAAACGTATACTTACGATGCTCAGGGCAACCTGATATCTGAAAATAATAAGATTTATACTTACAATGCTAACGGCAACCGTACATCAGAAAGTATTGATAACGATGGCGATCGCAAACCTGACTCTATCACTACCTATACTTATAATGCCAAAGGCAAGTTGACATCCAAAAGTGATGACAACAATGGTGATGGCAAAGTTGACTCTACCACTACATATACTTATAATCCGAAAGGCAACTCGATAACAGTAAGCTCTGACTCAAATAGCGATGGCAAGGCTGAGGAAGTCACCACTTTTAACTTTGATGCTGATAGTAGGTTGGCATCGTTAAGCAGAGATAGCGATGGTGACGGCAAAGTTGACAATAGTGCTACTTATACTTACGATGCCAACGGCAATCTTATACCCGCAAACTCTACTTACGATACTAACGGCAATCTTATATCCGTCAACTCTGGGTCGTATTCTCAATCCTATACCTACGATGCCAACGGCAATCAAACTTCCTCTATATATTATGAAGATGGCCAAGTTGTAGAGGGTCACGTTTATACCTACGATGCTAACGGTAACCAAACATCCAAAAGCTCAGATTTTGATGGCGATGGCAAAGGTGATGAACTCTCCGCTACTTATACCTATGATCCCTACGGTCGTATAACATCTGCAAGCTATAAACTAGGTGTTAATAAATACGTCACTTATGGCTACGATACTTACGGTAATTTAATATCTTCCAGTGGTAGTAGTGAACCTTCTTTTACTAATACATTTGGTCGCACAAGCGTAATTAATAATAACGGTGATACTCAGGCTGATGCAGTCTCCATTGACAGCTATGATGCTGAGGGTAAGCTGATATCTAAACAGACTGACAAAAATAACGATGGCATAATTGATACGCTGACTACTTATAAATATGATACCTTTGGCAAGCTAATATCAAAAGAGAGTGATAATAATAATGATAGTGTTGCTGATAGTATTGTTAGTTACATTTACGATACAGCTGTAGTCAATATTTTTGTTGATCGCTATTACTACGTCGACGTTCGCATTAATCAACTTATAGCGAAAATTGTTAATGATGAGCATCCAGTGCCAGATTTACTTCTCAATGGTGGCAATGATAACGATGAACTGATTGGGGATGCTGGCAATGACAAAATTTATGGTGGTGACGGTAACGATGAACTTTTGGGATTAGCTGGTGTTGACTCTCTTTATGGTGGTAACGGTAGTGATGATTTAGTAGGTTTTGATGGTAATGACCTACTTTATGGTGGCAACGGTAATGATCAACTCTCAGGGTTTGACGGCAATGATAAACTCTCAGGTGACAACGGTAATGATACCCTCATTGGCGGTGCTGGTGGCGATATCTTAGTTGGTGGTAAAAGCCGTGATACGTTTGTGCTTGAGTCTTTAAGTGATTCGTTGCTGTCGAATTTTGATGTAATTAAAGACTTTCAGATTGGCGTAGATACCATTGATGCACCATTAGCCGTGAACGCCAGCAATGTGGGCCAGTTTGGCAATATTAACACTTTGACTGAGACAGAAATTCAAGACTTATTGAATACTAGCAATTTTGCTGCTAATCAGGCGGCAACATTTACTCTAGGTACGGCTGATAAGCAGCGGACGTTCTTGGTTATTAATGATAATGTCAATGGGTTTCTTGCCACCACTGATGCCATTATTGAGATTACTAGGTGGAGTAATAGTGTAGTTGCGGTTCCGATTAATAATTTATCAATCTTGTCGATTGTTTAA